One Calditrichota bacterium genomic window carries:
- a CDS encoding tetratricopeptide repeat protein, whose product EAFRKATQLDPNYYQAFSSLGVALSDQGKLQEAILAHETALAIKENYFYSYYRLAELYNNVGRYQDALEAAEQCLKYKEGYAPAQFEAARAAEALGDKAKALAYYELAAKDRRWAPAAQYHIEELKKK is encoded by the coding sequence GAGGCGTTCAGGAAAGCCACGCAGCTTGACCCGAACTACTATCAGGCCTTCAGCAGTCTTGGGGTAGCGCTCTCCGACCAGGGGAAACTCCAAGAGGCAATTCTCGCGCACGAAACTGCCTTGGCCATCAAGGAAAACTACTTCTACAGCTACTATCGTCTGGCGGAGCTCTACAACAACGTGGGCAGGTACCAGGATGCCCTCGAGGCTGCAGAACAATGCCTCAAATACAAAGAAGGGTACGCACCGGCGCAGTTTGAGGCTGCCCGCGCGGCCGAGGCATTGGGGGACAAGGCGAAAGCCCTGGCCTACTACGAACTTGCCGCGAAGGACAGACGGTGGGCGCCAGCAGCACAGTACCATATTGAGGAACTGAAGAAGAAGTAG